TGAATATGTGTTCGACTGTTTGAGACGAAATTAAAACATTAGTCCACAGGGACTTCATCTTGTGAAACTGAGGACTGGGTGAGTGAGGTGAGAGGTAGCCTTAGGTGCAAACGTGTCTGTACTATAGTGCTTGAAATTAGTTTAGTAACTTACAGGGGACATCTGTCTGTTACTAATTAAATGTTGTAGCCAGTGGTGAGAGATGCCGCGGGGCGGCCGGCAGCGCTATACATGGGTGTTTGACCCCGCGTGACCCGGCCAGTGCTGGCTGCATCCCTTTGACCGAGTCCTCCTGGACCAGTACAACTTTTTCACTAACACTCGACGACAATAACAGACCAGCTAACCGGAAGGTATAGCTCGCCCCCCTCCTCCAAAATGACATCACAACCTCCCTCGTCTTCTCCATACCCGACACTAACATAAACCAACACACAAGTCTATACCCGACCAAACTAATGTGTAGTCCGTTAGCCTATATGAACGTTGTGcgttgtttactttcttttgttatcACATCATAGGGGTCGGTTTTATTCATATAGTGTAGAATGGtcttgtaatatttatttgtctggATTTAATCTCGATTCCTATGTGCTTAGGCTCGAGTGGTAATTGTTATAGGgctaaaaaaagaatgtttgcttaaataattatttatgcaCAGTTCAATAATGatgatttacttttggatttcaCTGTTAAAATGAACAAAGTCTTCATGTCTAGTTCACACCTTACCTCGTAAAGACCTAAATCCCGTTTCTTGTCCATGTACAGAATTAATCTCTGGCAGTATTTTAGGAACAATATCAGACTAAACTTCACTTGACAAAGTGACTGAAGCAGTACTTACAGTGTGAGACTAACCTGTATACACGGCCCCAGTGTCAGGAGACTGAACACTGAAACTGTCCCCTGGCTCCTTGGTCCTTTCTCTGcccctcttcttccttctgtcgCTCTACTTCCATGTCTACTTGAAGTCTCTAGCACTTGTCTTCCATTCACAGAGGACTTGTGATGAGAGTTCACCCACTGATAGTCCGCTGGTGGTCAGTACAGTGAACGTTCAGAACTGCGCGTGACTGTCaatacgcatgcgcagtgcttAAAGTTTGGCTCATAATCAACGGACtttttacacacaaataattCTGTCAAAAGCAAGTGGTCCATCGTGTACCCACAACTACAATATatagataaacacacacaaacgatcCCCATATACACCGTTAATTCAAGTGGAACAACcatgcacgtcacgtgacaagttATCATGACAAGTCTCAAGTGGTTTAAACTAGTCGTTACCGCTTCTATAAGGTACAGTGTTATCCTCTGTGTTACTGTTTGCTGTATTTTGCAGTTTGTTCTTTGTGATGTTTCCATTGACAATGTACATCATGTGTATTGACACAACAACCACTGAGTACAAGgacaacatcacacactgtAATGAATTCTTCTGGTCGAAGTGTTGAGTGCAATGAAACAAACATAAGGAATTGTTTATTGACGCTCAatgcataaacacatacaagAAAAGATATTACTGGAACACATTCAACAGTCCACTTCACACAGAACAAGGAAAGCTTATATTGGAGAGAATTTTTAGTCTGACAAGTTTTGATAGCAACAGTCCGACACACAGTTGCTGCTGCTCCTGGTGATGTTGCAGCTACAGTGCATGTAGTTGGCCGAGTCGttaataaaaagtagaaattattgaaaaatgtcTAGTTCCTGTGTGGTGTGCTGTGTTGTAACACGTATTCACACGCTGCAATGACAGCGCCACCTCACCTGACAGACACCTGTGGTAGTTGTTCCGCTGACAACATCTCCGCTGACTGAATGTTGTTGGACTGTGAGACAGGACTTGGCCACCGGCACCAGCAACTTGTTTGTGTTATCATTCTTCACTTGTTGCTTCATCTGGTCTTTGCTGCTACTTGAAGTCAGGATGTGAGTGAGTACAACCTGACACACAGTCGTGTAGTCACATACTTCACTCTGACTTGTCGTCTGGACTCTCATGCTGCTCATACTGCCATAAACAACTCTCAGTTCTGTCTAGCTTGTTCCTTCtatcttgtctgtctgtctgtctgtctgtctgtctgtctgtctgtctgtctgtatgtctgtctgtatgtctgtctgtatgtctgtctgtatgtttgtgcagttcggttttggtttttttgtgtaaagaatTTGCCAGGGTCAGTCCTATGATGCAACGGTTAACACCTGATACAGTGAAGATTAGCTgcactgggttcagatctcgtctcaggcacactgttctttctctgccggAAAGTGTGTTGCTGCCTTTAAACAAATGATGTTTTACGTATCTACTATAAGACAAAATATGTATGTTGTATATAACAATAGGAGTCTGgaaaatcattattattcataaattctCGCTAAATGTTGTCAATAACAAGATAAACatttctgcattattttttgacattttaaattgcTTGTACCCTtgtttaatttacatttttcaataaGGTTACACGTTTGCTTATATTTgcaatatacacatatacaaacacacggTCCTGACTACCTTGAATACTTAAACCCTTACAAAAGTATAACTGTTCTTTGTTACTGTACATCCAGTGGTAGGCTGGTGTTGTATTTTCTAGATCCTCTTCCATTTGCTATTGCCGTCATCATTGTTTAGCTTTGTTTTGTTAGACGGCGCCCGTTAATTGTCTTACAGTCACGTGCACTGCAGGGGAGCGGAAAAGAGGGAATTTATTTACTCTACTAAATAAAATTGGCAGGTGATGACAGGTGACGGTGTAGTATTAGTTCAATCAGCTTTGCTCCGACACACATCTACATCTGCTACATtgcaacaaccacaacaacaacagtgcaGCACGTCTACACTCAAACGTTTCAGTGTTGACATGTTATTTCTAACAAACACTCATTCTAAGgatgttgattatttttgttgttaaacaaTCTTGATTCAATATTTTCAAGCCGACATTTTACATGTAACTGTTTACTGGTCAGTCTTGTGGTAACAGGAGGTCATCAACTTCACCCTCTAACCCTGACCTTAAGGTCAAGTAAACAAGACCCAGTGTGTCTGCCGTGTGATATTGTTGTTTACACTACTTGTTGTGTAAAGAGAGACAACGACTGCACCTCCTGTTGTGAGTAAACATGTATAAACGTGACATACACAACATGTTTATAACGTCACgaagtgatgacgtcagacaccTTTTGTCTCGTTTTATCGTAGACAAtaacaagttgtgacgtacacagGGACATGAAGTAGAACCCAGCACTACCAGTATCCTCcagacacacgacgacttttctctccagaccctGTACACGCGCTCCcttcgtcacccacaccacgtcactgcgggccgtggccacgtcctcgatgtcatcatccctCATCaaccgcactgggatacccgcttctttaaATAAtaggtttttttaatgttcaagtGACAGGTAGTAAAGTTATTGGTGACACTACGAAATTTTTGTACATACTGAGTGTAAAGTattgaaaaaagtaattttgcacagttagaaatattacaaagattCATTATCAATCCATCTCCCACAATAATGCTTAACGTTTtgtaatacagtgatacctcggttctcgaacataattcgttccgggaggacggtcgagaaccaaattgttcgagaaccgaagcaatgaaacccataggaaataatggaaactggattaattcgttccaagccccagaaaatgcctatttactggcctaatttgtatataatatgtagaaaaacatgagtctcaacaagaaataagaaataaaagtgtatttattaaaacaaaacaaaaaaataaaatgtactgtactctttttctttaatgaaaataaggaGCAGTTTCTCCATTTCCTCCATTATCTGAGGCCTTTGCTTAGTTATCAGTGTTACACCTTTGGCAACATGGCAGCCTTTATAACAGCTTTATTCTTAAGGAAAGTAGAGATGGTTGCTTTTGGCATGCCATACTCAGACGACAGATCCGAAACACGTGTGCCCTGTTCATATTTggcaatgatttctttcttcagctcaaTAGTTGTTCTCACAGCTTTCCGCTTACCTTTGTCTGCATTACCACTTCTGGCTTTCTTTGGAACCATGTCTAAGGATTAAATtcagtgtacagtacagtaatttgcaatacagtacagtacacacaaagcgtgactctctccacaaaaacgtgactgtctctctcttcactcacactgatgacgcaagcaaggcgcgctgggcagaatgaacgccattcggctcaactcggctcatctcggacgttcggatgttcgagttccaaatatttgttcggattccaagacaaaattttctcgaatttcctggtcgaataccgatttggtcgaaagtcaaggcgttcgagaaccgaggtatcactgtacttacATATTTTCGCACAATAAGAAAGCTCTCACACATTTGCCTATTGATTGACTACTATTTCTCgacacagatatacatatatataaggtgccaagaaaaaaaaactcttggaGCAGATAAGTGTGTTCCctttaaacatcaaagaaaacaaaacgactCTTTTATAATGTAATACGCAAAGCAATGACTCAGTTAtgctgtttacttttgtttactacATCTTTCAGTTGACGAAACACACAAATTTGCAACGGTTATTGGAACTAATGATCTCTCATGTCGATGGGGAGTTCAGACATATAATTATTATCGCTGTTATTATTGTACAccctgtattttcctttcaTGTGCGTCATACCCACCTAGACGTGGGAAGGGCAGTTACCTGCACAACAAAGAATATACGGCCTCAGGTGCTAGACATATGAGTGTagtaatatgtaataatattttgcCGCAGACATGTTATTGGTTTATAAGGCTGCGACTTTGACTACTATTTCTTTTACGAGTACTTCAACAAATTCTACAATAATGCTCAAACTATTACAACTactaacatatattttttaaagaaaatataatttattatctataatttacataaaaggAAGTCTCTCCGCCGGTGGAATACGTTCTTCGATAAGAACTTTGTgtcctcatacttattcttcaGTTAAAGATTTCTGGGTGCTGACAACAAATCTTAGCGCCAAATGCCCGTAAAGTTTCTACAGAAAGACATACACTAGCATGCACCAATAATTCACACCTGAATTCCGTTTTCGCGAAGATCAAAGACGGCGAAGCAGGGCTGCCTGACAAATTTGTGTGCAACTCCCTGGTAGTGACCGTCGACATAAAGATGGAGGCTCTTTGATGAGTCTACCATCACTCCAACACGACTGCCGACTTTGATGGACTTTAGAGCTTTACCGACATTATTCTTGTcttaaagaaaatgagagacaaACGCTTGATATGTCTAACAAAATATGTTGaaaaagtttgttatttttgtctcgAGTGATTGACTCACTAAGCGATACAGCAATTTATGATTAAAGTGACTTTCTTGCGTTCGTTCAAAGGTCTAAAGGTATGATTTTCTACTGCCAGAAGTACATTTCTTACTTCACAATCACCAGTACCCTAAACCATAATTTTCGGGCACAGCTGTAACCATGAAAACTCACCGTAGAATCCTTGCGCAGGATCCCAGTAGGCGTGATGATGACGGAGTCCTTCATGTCCTCGTAAAAATTGGTGACAGTGAGATCAGCGTGAGGGGTTCCCGTCACACCCAGGTAAATCGTGTTTCTCTGACCTATGTCGTCTACTCTGACCTGTGTAACCATTAGGATGACAAGTTCAAGTGAATTTAATTGCTATAGCTATGATTTTATGATTTCCAGTTTCAATTCGGCAATCAGCAGAAGTTTAACATTAAGTACATTTACCAGACACACTTCATACAGAGGACCGATGACTTTGGTCAGTTCGTCAATCCAATATCTGCACCGAAATATCAATGTAACGTATCTAAacacaggaaataaaaaaatctttctctaaTCCGACTTCTTTTCGGTGCTTGGGTCTGGTCATTGTAAAGACTTGTGTTCTAAGACGCAAACgtgtttttgtcacattttaccTCCACTGCGCCATCACTGCTACCACCGACGGCTTCAGCCACTACATAGGCAAAtcacttcatcatcatcatcatcatcatcatcatcatcataattttttcataacatcttacttcatacaagacgttcACCACcatggcgtcacgtgacacgaccacGCCGTTTTCGTATTTCTTATTAAGCGTTACCATCCGTGCTGTCGTTCTGCAGTTTGTCAGACGAATGTTCATCCCACAGTCTTCGCGGAACACAAGGACTGATGCCTGTGCGTTAACATGTAAAAATATCAATCCCATCATGCTTACAAAAATGATGTATATTGAATAGtgatattgtaaataataaatatcatagCAGCTGGGATTAAAGTCTTCATCATAACTTCTGCCATCATTTTCATTATGACTATTAGCATTATTACCGTTAACATTATTGCAATCATGATCATTGTCATTTAAAAGTTATTCTAGAAGATTTCATTGGTGTTGTTTCTGTCACTTCTACTAGTAGTAAGAGTACCAGTAATAAGAGCAGAATATTAGCCGGTGTCATTGTATTGCAAAGTCTAAATGTAAGCCGTCTTCTAGTTGTAACTTTTCCAGGTACGatcaaaacaagtaaacattttgtatcATCTTTTCTTGGGTTAAATAGCGTTAGTAATAACATTAACAACAGCAGTTGTATATCACATTTCCCCACACATAGGAGAGctcgaggaaaaaaaagaagatggcCACAAGAAGTGGGCAACGAGGCCGTGTGATAAAGCTTTCACATGCAGTCgagtaaaaacaaacacaacttaCCTAACATGCAGCGTTCGGAATACAAGAACATGATGTATCGCTGAAATAGGAGTGTTGGGGAGATATGGAGCACATGTAACAGATAACAAGTTACTTACTTCAGCGTCTGTCAAATGTTGCTGCAGGCTCCGGAGCTCAGCGTTCATCACCTTCACCACGTCATCACAGTGTTTCCTTACTTCTGGCGATGGATTCACCCAAGCATCTGGTTCCAGTTCATTACTGAGATggaggctgttgaccctgtctgtcagagtctGGGCTGCGTGTATCAGCGCGGGACGCGGTCTGACCGTTGTGGCTCGCGTcacgagatgtttgtgtgacgtcactttccctAAACGTTTGTCCAGCTCACTTTTGACGTCACACAAGGTTTTTTTGAATTTAGCAATAGAATCACTAATTAGTTTCTTCAGTTGTTTACGACACTCCTCCACTACCTTCTGAAGTCGGTCACATGTCTTGTCCACCAGCGCCATGTTTTCCTGTTTAGCGACATTTGCTGTTTGCACGCGCTCGTGCAGATTCCCTATTGCTTGCTTAAAGTTATCCTCCGCCTTAGACAATTCCTCTTTTAAAGAACCGAGTATGTTGTCAGCTGACTTCATTTTCGTATCCAGATACTTGACGTCCTGGCATTGACTGTGTTTGTTAGAAAAACACGATTTGCAGATAACAAGGTTGTGGTCAGAGCAAAATATGTCcgcctgtttgtcgccgtggtcagcacacagtgcagggcggctggcagccagacgttcaggtgtcacagtgctgacactctccacatcgtgactacGGGTGGCTACCATCTTCTTGTGTATCTTCATACACGATGGACACATCTTTTCCCCACACTCCTTACAGATATAAtcagctgtgacgtcatcacataTAGTGCACATGTTATTCTGCTCTAGCACGCCAGAACTTTCTACTATGGCTTCCATCACAGAGTCTGTAGGCAGGGCGTCGGCAACATCGGATGAACTTTGAGATGAATGTACTTGATGCCCTGCTATATGACAAGTACAGAAAGGACATCCAGCGTAAGATTTAGagtccatccaggaaatgacacattcgcgacacaggagatgaccacagggtagaatcttggGTACCTTGAAGACATTATtgcacacagcacactctcTGTCGTAAGTCTGCACTGCCGTCGCCATAGTGAAAAGTCAATCTGATCCACTTTGTCTCTAAACTACACCTTGCACCTTCGCATTTTGTTTCGACACAAATAAGTAAAAGACTTACCGGTTACTTGTAATGTTTCTTTAGATGACCGATGTACGTCACGGACAAAATTTCGTGGCTACActataagaaagaaaagcctACAATTATGGGATCTTCATTGGAGCAAAATACTGTCTGATGTCAGCCACAACCCACACACAGGTGGGCGCAGGTAAGTGACGCACGTACCCCGATCTTTATCAAATGCCATAAAGAACACctcgcaattttttttctagcactTGTCCACAAGCTGTAAGATAAGGGTGTACATGTACCTGAAACTGgagttttaaaaactgctttggGGCAGCATAACCTTTGTTTTAGACACAACGGCATCTTTATCGCCGTAATTTACAACTACTGTACACACTACCACAAGACACACATAATGGACAAGCAACCTACATCGTCTTTTAAACTACAGACCAAACTTAATGTGTATTACATATGTGTCTTCATCGCCGtcaagagtgaaaaaaatatttttaggtcACTTGTAAATCAAAGGCCAAgaatttaaaagcagaaaatgtcaaTCAATCAGGCACTGTATTTCAAATGTCTGTGTCTGTGAAGATATGTGGTATCATAATGTTATTTCCTTTCTTGGTGATACTTGCATGCTTATAtgtagagaaaagaaaataagcatttaCCATGATTTGCAGAAATAGTATAGTAAACTGAGTTTTACCAAGTCGTTAGACAAAATGCATCCCACCCGACATTTTAAACCGATCTCAACAAATCAAAAGTCAAACCTCAGTAATTACAAGCTCTTTCCTCATCTCTGTCTCCAGTTATGAAAGATTTATATCATCATAGCTCTGAAAGAGTAATTTACTAATCAGCATGAATTTCTCTCTCATTATTCATAGTCAAAGGTTTATTTTGGAAAAGCTTTTGAAAGCATCAAAGTCGGCAGTCGAGTTGGAGTACTGGTGGACTTGTCTAACAAACTTCGTCTCTATGTCGACGGCAGCTACCAAGGAATTGCAGCTCGAGATGTCAGACAGCCTTGCTTCGCCGTCTTTGATGTTTGCAACAAAGTCATTCAGGTGAGAGAGACACCTGGCTACATGTTAAGGATATCAGTAGAGTTTACATTTACCTCTAAAACTTCTGAGCTATGATTACTTTACAACAGCCAAAATCTGAAACGAAcgaaaaattattgttaaaaattacTTGTTTGTCGCACATGTTATTGCCTTAACACCTATACTTCACTATTTATGTGAACAATACTTTTAGACTGTCCGTTTTTCCTGCATGTAGAACTGTCTACGCGTTAGCATGAGTAGGAGAAGCAGTAACAGTAGTATATTCACGGTATAAGAAGTCTCCTCCCTCACTTTAAATAACGGTTCTACAGATTTTCTTTACTCTAAGcgattttaatattatttgtattttgataCCTCATTCCTTATTCTctttgtgtgcaggtgacagCTCTGCCAACATCTAAAAGGTTTTCTGAGCCTTTAATGTCACAGCTATTTAAATACTTTCAACATAAACTCTCTTTCTTGGATGCCGTGGAAGATGAGTTCCAGTCGGACATcctgcagacagaagagacTGAGTAGTGTCCACTCCAATGACTAGCGGCGCACTGAACTGTGGGGCTTCCTGAGAGATGGAAACTACGGGTATTGAGACAGTCACTCGCCTACAAGTTGTCGTCTGCAAGCGGAAGCCGTTCACTTTACAGTGACCGGGAATCAGTGCTAATCTCAGTCTCTCCTCCTTCAAAGCGATGTAACTCTAAAGGACTCTGCTGCTCTTTTTccggaagtcacgtgacagcattGCGATTGAAAGGTCTAGAAAAATGTATTGAGATCAGGACCGGGGCCGTATCCATGAGTCAAGCGTGTCTTGGACCAGAAACAGTTTGGAACTCAGAAACACACTAAATATTCGTGAGCAAGTCAAGAGCctgtcaaagaaaataaaagtttgatgtGTACGCAAACTTCCGCCCCTACCATTAACTCTCCTTCTTTGTTCGCTGCTTTACTTTGTCCCATTGCAATCTCTTtgacaatgttatttttttcggAAAAAAAGCTGTTACCTCTCTTGTACGTAGCGTagtagaaaaaagtaaaaaaatatagtaaatcAACCAATCAAACTAATCAAATAAACTTGGTTCTGCTTTGTCTATTTTATTGAATTTCATGTTTAAACATGTATTAATATAGTAATGCTGCTTGCAATCCTgtttataaaactgtaaattGAAGAGAAGTTCTCACAATACTTTTGATCTCCAGTTATATgtcaattagaaaaaaaattgagattcCAAGATGAAGAGTGCCATAAAGCTATTTTCCTAAGTAAGTTGCAGTGTGACAAGCACAGGTGTAGTCAGACCACTTCACATAAACTCAACAACAGGGAATAACCTTTCAGCACACTTCACCCTTTAAATGCAAGTGAATATAGGATGGTCTCGCCAATGACGACCTTCTCCACATTTGTTCCTTGTGGAAGacataattttcttctgtttcttctcaagaaaaacatttgaaaatggaaATCCAAAAATGGCAAATAAAAAGCTTATTTACAAAGCAATTAGAAAAATGTCAAACCATTTTGACAATAACATTATGTCTATGTCAATGTAATGAGAACCTGAATGTGGTGTACCTACGTAAAAGTTTCAATGACACCATACGGTGGGCCGCACGGACACATTGCCACACTATTCAgtatttattcacatttttaaaatttatttatgctcTTTAGTCCATTAGCAAGAAAAGACAATTGAGCAAGGAAGAGGAGATAATGGAACGGATGAAAGATTTTACTCATCAATGTCCGTAAAACAGAAAGATGTTAAACGGGGTTGACACTGGTACAATGAGTCTCCAACGTCGGAAGGCTTATTAAGAACTTCCGTACATTGACACTTACACAACTGAACATTAAAAAGTGGTCTGGTAGCATACACGACAATATTTGTATAAAACTGTTCATATGTTTTCATCAACATGGGCTCAAAGGTCTCattgaaacaaaagtacaaaatatagtCTGTAGGTATAGAAAAAATAACCACACAACAAACGGGTAACTTGGTAAATTAAAACTTAATGAATACATAAgatatttaaattaaacaattCTAAAAGCACACAAATGTAAATAGTCTCTACCTATGATAAAGTCCTGTAAATGTAGCATGACCTTTCTTGCTATAGCGAGTCACACAAAAGAAGTTAgtaactagaaaaaaattaagaaaatgtgaACGATATATCAGCTAACAcaaagtttattgttttattcacTTAGGTAGTGTGCAGAGCAATACATcgat
The Pomacea canaliculata isolate SZHN2017 linkage group LG2, ASM307304v1, whole genome shotgun sequence genome window above contains:
- the LOC112556320 gene encoding neuralized-like protein 4, translated to MNIRLTNCRTTARMVTLNKKYENGVVVSRDAMVVNVLYEVRVDDIGQRNTIYLGVTGTPHADLTVTNFYEDMKDSVIITPTGILRKDSTDKNNVGKALKSIKVGSRVGVMVDSSKSLHLYVDGHYQGVAHKFVRQPCFAVFDLRENGIQVTALPTSRWV
- the LOC112555747 gene encoding E3 ubiquitin-protein ligase TRIM33-like codes for the protein MATAVQTYDRECAVCNNVFKVPKILPCGHLLCRECVISWMDSKSYAGCPFCTCHIAGHQVHSSQSSSDVADALPTDSVMEAIVESSGVLEQNNMCTICDDVTADYICKECGEKMCPSCMKIHKKMVATRSHDVESVSTVTPERLAASRPALCADHGDKQADIFCSDHNLVICKSCFSNKHSQCQDVKYLDTKMKSADNILGSLKEELSKAEDNFKQAIGNLHERVQTANVAKQENMALVDKTCDRLQKVVEECRKQLKKLISDSIAKFKKTLCDVKSELDKRLGKVTSHKHLVTRATTVRPRPALIHAAQTLTDRVNSLHLSNELEPDAWVNPSPEVRKHCDDVVKVMNAELRSLQQHLTDAEVSNLLSVTCAPYLPNTPISAIHHVLVFRTLHVR